The Mycoplasma nasistruthionis genome contains a region encoding:
- a CDS encoding DDE-type integrase/transposase/recombinase: protein MQNKKSKKNPKEDKFKKVWTEDLVGGDFSSNYFGEKLHADIKFVKVNDGWKYLHVITETYSNSILSWTLSDDRTAQSTINLLKSTLEKYGFSPRIFHSDHGLEYANYELKEFLEKHNIKQSMSPKGNSLANRPSEYLFSVFQRELFDFYNTAEMKFSKVYNLINNFVSWYNNERPQSNLEYKTPYAVNKHIALCV from the coding sequence GAAAGAAGATAAGTTTAAAAAGGTTTGAACTGAAGATTTAGTTGGAGGAGATTTTTCATCAAATTATTTTGGTGAAAAACTGCATGCTGATATTAAATTTGTTAAGGTAAATGACGGTTGAAAATATTTACATGTAATTACTGAAACTTATTCTAATTCAATCCTTAGTTGAACATTATCTGACGATAGAACTGCTCAATCCACTATAAATCTTTTAAAAAGTACTTTAGAAAAGTACGGTTTTAGTCCGCGAATTTTTCACAGTGATCATGGTTTGGAATATGCTAATTATGAATTAAAAGAATTTTTAGAGAAACATAATATAAAACAATCAATGTCACCAAAAGGTAACTCTTTAGCAAATCGACCATCTGAATATTTATTTTCAGTTTTTCAGCGCGAACTTTTTGATTTCTACAATACTGCTGAAATGAAATTTTCTAAAGTGTATAATCTAATTAACAATTTCGTTAGTTGATACAACAACGAAAGACCGCAATCAAATTTAGAATATAAAACGCCATATGCGGTTAACAAGCATATAGCGTTATGTGTATAA